Proteins co-encoded in one Bacillus paramycoides genomic window:
- the rplB gene encoding 50S ribosomal protein L2 → MGIKKYNPTTNGRRNMTTNDFAEITTDRPEKSLLAPLSKKAGRNNQGKITVRHQGGGHKRQYRIIDFKRNKDGIPGRVATIEYDPNRSANIALINYVDGEKRYILAPKNLEVGMEVMSGPEADIKIGNALPLINIPVGTVVHNIELKPGRGGQLVRSAGTSAQVLGKEGKYVLVRLTSGEVRLVLSACRASIGQVGNEQHELIKIGKAGRSRWLGKRPTVRGSVMNPVDHPHGGGEGRSPIGRKSPMSPWGKPTLGFKTRKKNKASDKFIVRRRKK, encoded by the coding sequence ATGGGAATTAAAAAGTATAATCCAACTACTAACGGTCGTCGTAATATGACTACGAATGATTTCGCTGAAATCACGACTGACAGACCCGAAAAGTCATTACTTGCTCCTTTAAGCAAGAAGGCTGGTCGTAATAACCAAGGTAAAATTACTGTACGTCATCAAGGTGGCGGACATAAGCGTCAATACCGTATCATCGACTTTAAGCGTAACAAAGATGGAATTCCAGGACGCGTTGCTACGATCGAATACGATCCAAACCGCTCTGCGAATATCGCATTAATTAACTACGTTGACGGTGAAAAACGTTACATTCTTGCTCCTAAGAACTTAGAAGTAGGTATGGAGGTTATGTCTGGCCCAGAAGCTGACATCAAAATCGGTAACGCATTACCATTAATCAACATTCCAGTAGGTACTGTTGTTCATAACATCGAGCTTAAGCCTGGTCGTGGCGGACAATTAGTTCGTTCTGCTGGTACATCTGCTCAAGTACTTGGTAAAGAAGGTAAATACGTACTTGTACGTTTAACTTCTGGTGAAGTACGTCTTGTATTATCTGCTTGTCGCGCTTCAATCGGTCAAGTAGGTAACGAACAACACGAACTTATCAAAATCGGTAAAGCAGGTCGCTCTCGCTGGTTAGGTAAACGCCCAACAGTTCGTGGTTCTGTAATGAACCCAGTTGATCACCCACACGGTGGTGGTGAAGGACGTTCTCCAATCGGACGTAAGTCTCCAATGTCTCCATGGGGTAAACCAACTCTTGGATTCAAGACTCGTAAGAAAAACAAAGCGTCTGACAAATTCATCGTTCGTCGTCGCAAAAAATAA
- the rplV gene encoding 50S ribosomal protein L22, producing MQAKAVARTVRIAPRKVRLVVDLIRGKQVGEAIAILNHTPKTASPVVEKVLKSAIANAEHNYEMDINNLVVEKVFVDEGPTLKRFRPRAMGRASQINKRTSHITVVVSEKKEG from the coding sequence ATGCAAGCTAAAGCAGTAGCGAGAACAGTTCGTATTGCTCCTCGTAAAGTTCGTTTAGTTGTAGACTTAATCCGAGGTAAGCAAGTGGGTGAAGCGATTGCTATCCTTAACCACACACCAAAAACTGCTTCTCCAGTTGTAGAAAAAGTTTTAAAATCTGCAATCGCAAATGCAGAGCACAATTATGAAATGGACATTAACAACCTAGTTGTTGAGAAAGTTTTCGTTGACGAAGGTCCTACGTTAAAACGTTTCCGTCCACGTGCAATGGGTCGTGCAAGCCAAATTAACAAACGCACAAGCCACATCACAGTTGTGGTATCAGAAAAGAAGGAGGGATAA
- the rpsS gene encoding 30S ribosomal protein S19 codes for MARSLKKGPFVDDHLMSKMEKLVASEQKQVVKTWSRRSTIFPQFIGHTIAVYDGRKHVPVYITEDMVGHKLGEFAPTRTYKGHDADDKKTRR; via the coding sequence ATGGCTCGTAGCTTAAAAAAAGGACCATTTGTCGATGATCATTTAATGAGCAAAATGGAAAAATTAGTTGCATCTGAGCAAAAACAAGTTGTTAAAACTTGGTCTCGCCGTTCAACAATCTTCCCTCAGTTCATCGGACACACAATCGCTGTATATGACGGTCGTAAACACGTACCTGTGTACATCACTGAGGACATGGTTGGCCACAAGTTAGGTGAATTCGCACCAACTCGTACGTATAAAGGTCATGATGCTGACGATAAGAAAACTAGAAGATAA
- the rplD gene encoding 50S ribosomal protein L4, translating into MPKVTVYNQTGSQVGEIELAEAIFGIEPNEAVLFEAVMMQRASLRQGTHKVKTRSEVRGGGRKPWRQKGTGRARQGSIRSPQWRGGGTVFGPTPRSYAYKLPKKVRRLAIKSALATKVVENNIVVLEDLVLNAPKTKDMLAVLKGLTVEKKALIVTADANESVELSARNIPGVTVITADGVNVLDVLHHDKLIMTKAAVEKVEEVLA; encoded by the coding sequence ATGCCAAAAGTTACTGTATATAACCAAACTGGTTCACAGGTTGGTGAAATCGAATTAGCTGAAGCTATTTTCGGTATCGAACCAAATGAAGCTGTACTTTTCGAAGCTGTAATGATGCAACGTGCATCTTTACGTCAAGGTACACACAAAGTAAAAACTCGCTCTGAAGTTCGCGGTGGTGGTCGTAAACCATGGCGTCAAAAAGGAACTGGACGTGCTCGCCAAGGGTCTATCCGCTCTCCTCAATGGCGTGGTGGTGGTACGGTATTCGGACCTACACCAAGAAGCTATGCGTACAAACTTCCTAAGAAAGTTCGTCGTTTAGCAATCAAATCTGCATTAGCTACTAAAGTAGTTGAGAACAACATTGTAGTTCTTGAAGACCTAGTGTTAAATGCTCCAAAAACAAAAGACATGCTAGCAGTACTTAAAGGATTAACTGTTGAGAAGAAAGCTCTTATCGTAACTGCTGATGCAAACGAATCTGTAGAGTTATCTGCTCGCAATATCCCTGGAGTAACAGTAATCACTGCTGATGGCGTAAACGTTTTAGACGTGCTTCATCATGATAAGCTAATCATGACAAAAGCGGCAGTGGAAAAAGTAGAGGAGGTGCTTGCATAA
- the rplW gene encoding 50S ribosomal protein L23: MRDPRDIIKRPVITERSMEMMAEKKYTFDVDVKSNKTEVKDALEAIFGVKVEKVNIMNYKPKAKRVGRHAGFTSRRRKAIVKLTADSKEIEIFQGV, from the coding sequence ATGAGAGATCCTCGTGATATCATTAAGCGCCCAGTTATCACTGAACGTTCTATGGAAATGATGGCTGAAAAAAAATACACGTTCGATGTGGACGTTAAATCTAATAAAACAGAAGTTAAAGATGCTCTTGAAGCGATCTTTGGTGTTAAAGTAGAAAAAGTGAACATCATGAACTACAAGCCGAAAGCAAAACGCGTTGGTCGTCACGCTGGTTTTACTAGCCGTCGTCGTAAAGCAATCGTTAAGCTAACTGCTGACAGCAAAGAAATCGAAATCTTCCAAGGCGTTTAA
- the rpsC gene encoding 30S ribosomal protein S3 translates to MGQKVNPIGLRVGVIRDWESRWFAEKDYATLLHEDIKIREYINVRLKDSAVAKVEIERAANRVNVTIHTAKPGMVIGKGGTEVEALRKALNQLTGKRVHINILEVKRADLNAKLVGENIARQLENRVSFRRAQKQVIQRAMRAGAKGIKTQVSGRLGGADIARAESYSEGTVPLHTLRADIDYAAVEADTTYGKLGVKVWIYRGEVLPTKKKASEEGGK, encoded by the coding sequence ATGGGTCAAAAGGTTAATCCAATTGGTCTTCGTGTCGGCGTTATCCGTGACTGGGAATCTCGTTGGTTCGCTGAGAAAGATTACGCTACATTATTACATGAAGACATCAAAATCCGTGAGTACATTAATGTACGCTTAAAAGATTCTGCTGTTGCTAAAGTAGAAATCGAACGTGCAGCAAATCGTGTAAATGTTACAATTCACACTGCAAAACCTGGTATGGTAATTGGTAAAGGTGGTACTGAAGTTGAAGCACTTCGTAAAGCTCTTAACCAATTAACAGGCAAGCGTGTACACATCAACATTTTAGAAGTTAAGAGAGCTGATCTTAACGCTAAATTAGTAGGCGAAAACATCGCTCGTCAATTAGAAAACCGTGTATCATTCCGTCGTGCACAAAAGCAAGTTATTCAACGTGCTATGCGTGCAGGTGCTAAAGGTATTAAAACACAGGTTTCTGGTCGTCTTGGCGGAGCTGATATCGCTCGTGCAGAATCTTACAGTGAAGGAACTGTTCCACTTCATACACTTCGCGCTGATATTGACTATGCAGCAGTTGAAGCTGATACAACATACGGTAAATTAGGCGTAAAAGTATGGATCTACCGTGGAGAAGTCCTTCCTACAAAAAAGAAAGCTTCTGAGGAAGGAGGAAAATAA
- the rplP gene encoding 50S ribosomal protein L16 yields the protein MLMPKRVKYRREHRGKMRGRAKGGTEVAFGEFGLQAQAASWITNRQIEAARRAMTRYMKRGGKVWIKIFPSKPYTAKPLEVRMGSGKGAPEGWVAVVKPGKIMFEIAGVSEEVAREALRLAAHKLPVKCKFVKREENGGESNEN from the coding sequence ATGTTAATGCCAAAACGCGTAAAATATCGTAGAGAGCATCGTGGTAAAATGCGTGGTCGTGCTAAAGGTGGAACTGAAGTTGCTTTCGGTGAATTCGGTTTACAAGCACAAGCTGCTTCATGGATTACAAACCGTCAAATCGAAGCTGCTCGTCGTGCAATGACTCGTTACATGAAACGTGGCGGTAAAGTATGGATTAAAATTTTCCCTTCTAAACCTTACACTGCAAAACCTCTAGAAGTACGTATGGGTTCCGGTAAAGGGGCACCAGAAGGCTGGGTAGCAGTAGTAAAACCTGGGAAAATTATGTTCGAAATCGCGGGTGTATCTGAAGAGGTAGCACGCGAAGCATTACGTCTTGCAGCTCACAAGTTACCTGTGAAATGTAAATTCGTAAAACGTGAAGAAAATGGTGGTGAATCTAATGAAAACTAA
- the rpmC gene encoding 50S ribosomal protein L29 — MKTNDIRELTTAEIETKVKALKEELFNLRFQLATGQLENPTRIREVRKAIARMKTVVREREIGINR; from the coding sequence ATGAAAACTAATGATATTCGTGAATTAACCACTGCCGAAATCGAAACAAAAGTTAAAGCTTTAAAGGAAGAGTTGTTTAATCTTCGCTTCCAACTTGCTACAGGACAATTAGAGAATCCAACTCGCATTCGTGAAGTGCGTAAAGCAATTGCTCGTATGAAAACTGTAGTTCGTGAAAGAGAGATCGGAATTAATCGATAA